From Pontibacter actiniarum, a single genomic window includes:
- a CDS encoding OmpA family protein: protein MKKSTILMLLGVGVLTACNDPEGQVENDTLSDATADTAVAYQDERGRIEADGAEIKDVGEDFWANINWDAPVVENNELAGAEVEMRSDSEYNIYTMDDRLLFDTDKAQIRPQGEEKLQEIVDQIKDLPKNGQIRVFGHADARASNEYNKELSAERANAVKDWLQNKGGIDTQRLSIEAMGETAPRATNETARGRQLNRRVAVVVVTRQQ from the coding sequence ATGAAAAAAAGTACAATATTAATGTTGCTGGGAGTAGGTGTTTTAACCGCGTGTAACGATCCGGAGGGGCAGGTAGAAAACGATACCTTGTCTGATGCAACGGCCGATACCGCTGTCGCTTACCAGGACGAACGAGGTAGAATAGAAGCCGATGGCGCTGAGATAAAAGATGTAGGAGAAGACTTCTGGGCCAACATTAACTGGGATGCCCCTGTGGTGGAGAACAACGAGCTGGCTGGAGCTGAAGTAGAAATGCGCTCAGACAGCGAGTACAACATTTACACCATGGACGACCGCCTGCTGTTCGATACGGATAAGGCGCAGATTCGCCCACAAGGCGAAGAGAAGCTGCAGGAAATCGTAGACCAGATCAAGGACCTTCCGAAAAACGGGCAAATTCGTGTGTTTGGCCATGCTGATGCCCGCGCGAGCAACGAGTACAACAAAGAGCTCTCTGCTGAACGCGCAAACGCAGTAAAAGACTGGCTGCAGAACAAAGGAGGCATAGACACCCAGCGCCTCTCCATAGAAGCCATGGGTGAGACTGCACCAAGAGCCACAAACGAAACTGCCAGAGGCCGCCAGCTAAACCGCCGCGTAGCCGTGGTGGTGGTTACACGCCAGCAGTAA
- a CDS encoding OmpA family protein, with the protein MKLKLTSILLAAGVLVGCNETREDNVDSAAEVREIADADTAVMYDESNVMSGTLEADEEEFKEVDFGAPTISEPNLERTGVEVRGTGNYRIYSVGEDIMFDLDKAKIRPSGEEKLKEIANNIKSRDQVGKIRVYGFTDSLASKEYNRELARERAKNVEDWLMNNSQIDTSKMKIVSMGERMPEATNATAQGRQQNRRVEIVVMEQQ; encoded by the coding sequence ATGAAACTTAAACTAACAAGCATCTTACTGGCAGCCGGTGTACTGGTGGGCTGTAACGAAACACGAGAGGATAATGTAGACAGCGCTGCCGAGGTGCGGGAGATAGCCGATGCAGACACTGCTGTTATGTATGATGAAAGCAATGTGATGTCGGGTACTTTGGAGGCCGACGAGGAAGAATTTAAAGAAGTGGATTTCGGGGCGCCTACCATCAGCGAGCCAAACCTGGAGCGCACAGGCGTGGAGGTTCGGGGAACGGGCAACTACCGCATCTACTCTGTGGGGGAAGACATCATGTTTGACCTGGATAAGGCAAAGATTCGCCCAAGTGGGGAGGAGAAACTAAAGGAGATTGCAAACAATATCAAAAGCCGCGACCAGGTAGGCAAAATCAGAGTTTACGGCTTTACAGATTCGCTGGCCAGCAAAGAGTACAACAGAGAGCTGGCCCGTGAGCGCGCCAAGAACGTGGAGGACTGGCTGATGAACAACAGCCAAATCGACACGTCCAAAATGAAAATCGTTTCGATGGGTGAGAGAATGCCAGAGGCGACCAATGCTACCGCACAGGGGCGCCAGCAGAACCGCCGCGTGGAAATAGTGGTGATGGAGCAACAGTAA
- a CDS encoding Hsp20/alpha crystallin family protein, whose protein sequence is MKLIKDKEFLKNIAYQIDLLNTLGGGVSETYVDIKKYKKGAVIHVSAAGINPESFKVVLNNNQLTLFSVLRSKENPEMGAPMFNRTFMLPPQVDLGRIEAVQENGQLQVRLPYHEGTGQPREIEIKQL, encoded by the coding sequence ATGAAACTGATAAAAGATAAAGAGTTCTTAAAAAATATCGCTTATCAGATCGACCTGCTAAACACGCTGGGCGGTGGTGTGAGCGAGACTTACGTAGATATAAAGAAATACAAGAAAGGCGCTGTTATACATGTATCGGCCGCTGGCATAAACCCGGAGTCGTTCAAGGTGGTGCTTAACAACAATCAACTAACGCTGTTCTCGGTGCTTCGCAGCAAAGAGAACCCCGAGATGGGTGCCCCTATGTTTAACAGAACATTTATGCTGCCCCCGCAGGTAGATCTGGGCCGTATTGAGGCAGTGCAGGAGAACGGGCAGCTACAGGTAAGGCTACCGTACCACGAAGGCACCGGCCAGCCGCGGGAAATTGAGATCAAACAACTTTAA
- a CDS encoding T9SS type A sorting domain-containing protein, translating to MKKLYTLILLLALFTCAAQAQVVLVSENFSSSSQTNVAAVTNGSWFVYSGVYMTTQTSGSATSVVQANITKPISALDADIRVKWTGVRQSNNGQSSGFDSNVFLCYKIGNGAVQKVPVDTRITLGTAVANEVVIPLSSNYSNVQIYFETTAIKNYSYYIDDLEVASLPNMFKWSTRPAGENPLVASAPKSAAPYQLNEVPMYWSMTKGNGVVLESSVVGNTEFPRSSQSFSITQTGASKTEGTHVKIQFDAMMQDVTFNIFDVDRTTTTNQFIDSLVVTGVDKAGNVVRATKSFVKNAANAQFNANNSSFKGLAAVDNSSEGGNITVAFGEEVKEINVSYYNLGIDKGRQGISFGNFNGYQSATPLPVELITFKGAVQYGNVKLSWATAMELNNDRFEVERSQDGKTFSKIGEVRGHGNSSVRLDYSFTDTAPAAGDNYYRLRQVDFDGTEDFSKVVALKVDAKQAQMVGGAIAKVYPTVASSEVTVSLALDNAQVTVTDANGRQVGSYTAQSREFVMPVQALQRGMYFVTVTDGTQRQTQRFIKQ from the coding sequence ATGAAGAAACTTTACACCCTTATCCTTTTACTAGCTCTTTTCACCTGTGCAGCACAGGCGCAGGTAGTGTTGGTAAGCGAAAACTTTTCCAGCTCCTCCCAAACAAACGTTGCCGCAGTAACAAACGGCTCCTGGTTTGTCTATAGCGGGGTTTATATGACGACTCAAACAAGCGGATCTGCAACAAGCGTAGTGCAAGCTAACATCACAAAACCAATCAGTGCCCTGGATGCTGACATAAGAGTTAAGTGGACAGGGGTGCGCCAGAGCAACAACGGGCAAAGCAGCGGGTTTGACAGCAACGTGTTCCTTTGCTACAAAATCGGCAACGGTGCCGTACAGAAAGTGCCGGTAGACACGAGAATAACCCTCGGGACAGCCGTAGCGAACGAAGTCGTGATCCCGCTGTCCAGCAACTACAGCAACGTTCAGATTTACTTTGAGACAACGGCCATCAAAAACTACTCTTATTATATAGACGATCTTGAGGTTGCCTCTCTTCCAAACATGTTTAAGTGGAGCACAAGGCCGGCCGGCGAGAACCCTTTGGTTGCCTCGGCCCCTAAAAGTGCCGCCCCTTACCAGCTAAACGAAGTGCCGATGTACTGGTCGATGACCAAGGGAAACGGGGTCGTGTTAGAAAGCAGCGTGGTGGGTAACACGGAGTTTCCGAGATCAAGCCAAAGCTTTTCTATTACACAGACCGGCGCATCTAAAACAGAGGGCACCCATGTTAAAATTCAGTTCGATGCCATGATGCAGGATGTGACTTTCAACATCTTTGACGTGGACAGAACCACCACAACGAATCAGTTTATCGACAGCCTGGTGGTGACAGGGGTTGACAAGGCGGGCAACGTGGTACGTGCCACCAAAAGCTTCGTGAAAAACGCCGCCAACGCACAGTTCAACGCAAACAACAGCTCGTTCAAAGGCCTGGCCGCTGTTGATAACAGCTCAGAAGGAGGTAACATCACCGTGGCTTTTGGGGAGGAAGTAAAAGAAATAAACGTTAGCTACTACAACCTGGGCATAGACAAAGGCCGGCAGGGTATTTCGTTCGGTAACTTCAACGGTTACCAGTCGGCTACCCCTCTCCCGGTAGAGCTGATCACCTTCAAAGGCGCCGTTCAGTACGGCAACGTTAAGCTGAGCTGGGCCACGGCCATGGAGCTTAACAACGATAGGTTTGAGGTAGAGCGCAGCCAGGATGGCAAAACCTTCAGCAAGATTGGTGAAGTGAGAGGCCACGGCAACAGCAGCGTGCGCCTTGACTACAGCTTTACCGACACAGCCCCGGCAGCCGGTGACAACTATTACCGTCTGCGCCAGGTCGACTTTGACGGCACCGAGGACTTCTCAAAAGTAGTAGCGCTGAAAGTGGATGCAAAGCAGGCGCAGATGGTTGGCGGGGCCATTGCCAAGGTATACCCTACAGTGGCTTCTTCTGAGGTAACGGTGAGCCTGGCGCTGGATAACGCACAGGTAACGGTGACCGATGCCAACGGCCGCCAGGTAGGCAGCTACACGGCGCAGAGCCGCGAGTTCGTAATGCCGGTGCAGGCTTTGCAGCGCGGTATGTACTTCGTAACGGTAACAGATGGCACGCAGCGCCAGACCCAACGCTTCATCAAGCAATAA
- a CDS encoding P-loop NTPase fold protein, whose amino-acid sequence MALEISIDKQQASFENHLDDLQNERIIFSGMFGIGKSYFLKKFFDSNQSKYLAVSLTPVNYSISNNDDIFRLIKYDILYELIVSHKLELESEVIKRHIAYGTVLSSKAGSILEDLLSIAPLLNKSLRGTEEHFSPTPFITFLRKIIPQIEKIETQRRDANLNQRVLNYIRDLEKSTLFESDFITGFIVDSLNRLSKKEGQESLKKVLIIDDLDRIDPEHIFRLFNIFSTHLSHGKSNTNKFDFDKVIFVCDIGNIKNIFSARYGVSTDFSGYIDKFYSTEIFHFDNSAEVAGFTNTLIASIKFNSSHNLIQECLVGDNSLLYYLIKQFVSSGTLNMRRIDYIFENRFSLKERDITINGSEMHFPNWKLPAIIALEILSWVYGDVAALENALAKTALFEKSRTVSLNTKLKLARYFIPIIDAAQHSFNEQGPVINLKLEGQAVRYRLTYDRRSNDRDFYSAEIIDKADLEGVNLFDLIRLALGVLNTSGYFKKNH is encoded by the coding sequence ATGGCACTTGAAATCTCTATAGATAAGCAACAGGCAAGCTTTGAAAACCATTTAGATGATCTCCAAAATGAGAGAATCATCTTCTCAGGCATGTTTGGGATAGGCAAAAGTTATTTTTTGAAAAAATTCTTTGATAGTAACCAGAGCAAATATTTAGCAGTTAGCCTAACTCCTGTAAACTATTCTATATCTAATAATGATGACATATTCAGACTTATAAAGTATGATATCTTATACGAGCTTATTGTCAGCCACAAGTTAGAGTTAGAATCAGAGGTCATTAAAAGACACATTGCATACGGCACCGTCTTATCATCTAAAGCAGGTTCCATACTTGAGGATCTTTTAAGCATTGCTCCCTTGCTAAACAAAAGCTTAAGAGGAACAGAAGAACATTTTAGTCCTACTCCGTTCATAACATTTTTAAGGAAGATTATTCCTCAAATTGAGAAAATAGAGACGCAAAGGAGAGATGCAAATTTAAATCAGAGGGTTTTAAACTATATAAGAGATCTAGAGAAATCAACTCTCTTTGAATCAGATTTTATTACTGGGTTTATAGTTGATTCTTTAAACAGATTATCAAAGAAAGAGGGACAGGAAAGTCTAAAAAAGGTATTAATTATCGATGACTTAGACAGAATAGATCCTGAACATATTTTTAGGCTCTTCAATATTTTTAGTACACACCTAAGTCATGGGAAGTCAAACACAAACAAGTTTGATTTTGACAAAGTCATCTTTGTCTGTGATATTGGAAATATTAAAAACATCTTTTCAGCACGGTACGGAGTTAGCACAGACTTCAGCGGATATATTGACAAATTCTACAGCACAGAAATATTCCACTTCGATAACAGTGCTGAGGTTGCAGGATTTACAAATACTTTAATTGCAAGTATAAAATTCAATAGCAGCCATAATTTAATTCAGGAATGCCTTGTTGGGGATAATAGTTTGCTCTATTATCTGATAAAGCAGTTTGTATCTAGCGGCACCCTAAACATGAGACGCATAGATTATATCTTTGAAAACAGATTTAGTCTTAAAGAAAGAGATATAACTATTAATGGAAGCGAGATGCATTTCCCAAATTGGAAGCTGCCAGCAATAATAGCTTTAGAGATACTGTCTTGGGTTTATGGCGATGTAGCCGCTTTAGAAAATGCCTTAGCTAAAACGGCTCTATTCGAGAAAAGCAGAACAGTTAGTTTGAATACAAAGTTAAAGTTAGCAAGGTATTTTATACCAATTATAGATGCAGCTCAACATAGCTTCAATGAACAAGGGCCTGTTATAAACCTTAAATTAGAAGGGCAGGCTGTTAGATACAGACTAACATACGATCGTCGTTCCAATGACAGAGACTTCTATTCTGCAGAAATAATTGATAAAGCAGACCTAGAAGGCGTTAATCTGTTCGATCTTATTAGACTGGCTTTAGGAGTACTTAATACCTCCGGCTACTTTAAGAAAAATCATTAA
- a CDS encoding FAD-dependent oxidoreductase → MKKTHVTQALWSATTAFKSYPQLPGDLEVDVAIVGAGITGLSTAYMLAKAGKRVAVLEALKVGSGTTGSSTGNLYAPIDERLHSVESKHDKETMRAVASSRTAAIDFIEQRVQEFNIDCAFTRVPWFLFTTPEDNSESKSKQVAKEVEAARESGLSVREEAPEDFPYQVDTIANIAHQAQFNPLKYVQGLAAAIASDNCQIFEGTTVLDVEDGSPCVVHTQQGKVTAQQVIMATHSPKGIYAVHTAMEAYREYAMAVRLKGDVPAGGIYWHQMEQQHHSVRPYSNDEGNFLLVLGEPHVVGHKEHNEESFLKLEAYMKKHFEVDHIVYKWAAQNYKPADNLPYIGTSPTQSNTYIATGFAADGLVWGTVASMVLSDTIQGKENKWARTFDPKRFTPVASSKKFVKENMHVAKHLVKDYLFYDKETQLKDLKPGEGKTLEIDDEKLAAYRDEEGKLHVVSSVCTHMGCVVHFNNAEKSWDCPCHGSRFSVEGEVLEGPAYHNLPKPDTTKR, encoded by the coding sequence ATGAAAAAGACACACGTCACACAGGCTCTATGGAGCGCCACCACTGCGTTTAAAAGTTACCCCCAGCTTCCCGGCGACCTGGAGGTAGACGTCGCCATCGTCGGGGCAGGCATTACGGGGCTGAGTACGGCCTACATGCTCGCCAAAGCAGGCAAGCGGGTGGCAGTGCTGGAAGCGCTAAAGGTGGGCTCAGGCACGACCGGCTCTTCCACAGGAAACCTGTATGCGCCCATAGACGAGCGCCTGCACTCGGTGGAGTCCAAACATGACAAGGAGACCATGCGTGCTGTCGCATCCTCGCGCACGGCAGCGATAGACTTTATTGAGCAGCGGGTGCAGGAGTTTAACATAGACTGTGCGTTTACCCGTGTGCCCTGGTTCCTGTTTACCACCCCTGAGGATAACAGCGAAAGCAAAAGCAAACAGGTAGCAAAGGAGGTGGAGGCAGCCAGAGAATCGGGCTTGTCGGTACGTGAAGAGGCTCCCGAAGACTTTCCTTACCAGGTGGACACTATCGCTAACATTGCCCACCAGGCGCAGTTTAACCCGCTGAAGTACGTGCAGGGTTTGGCCGCCGCCATCGCCTCTGATAACTGCCAGATATTTGAAGGCACCACCGTGCTGGACGTAGAGGACGGCAGCCCCTGCGTGGTGCACACCCAGCAGGGCAAGGTTACAGCCCAGCAGGTGATCATGGCCACCCACTCACCCAAAGGCATTTACGCGGTGCACACAGCCATGGAAGCTTACCGGGAGTATGCGATGGCGGTGCGCCTGAAGGGTGACGTGCCGGCAGGAGGCATTTACTGGCACCAGATGGAGCAACAGCACCACTCCGTGCGCCCCTACAGCAACGATGAAGGCAATTTTCTCCTCGTGCTGGGCGAGCCACACGTGGTGGGCCATAAGGAGCACAACGAGGAGAGTTTCCTTAAACTTGAGGCATACATGAAAAAGCACTTTGAGGTAGACCACATCGTGTACAAGTGGGCAGCACAGAACTACAAGCCTGCCGATAACCTGCCTTACATCGGCACCAGCCCTACCCAAAGCAACACGTACATTGCCACAGGCTTCGCCGCCGACGGCTTGGTCTGGGGCACTGTGGCCAGCATGGTTCTCAGTGACACAATACAGGGGAAGGAGAACAAATGGGCCAGGACCTTTGACCCGAAGCGCTTTACACCGGTTGCCTCCTCCAAGAAGTTTGTAAAGGAAAACATGCACGTGGCAAAGCACCTGGTCAAGGACTACCTGTTCTACGACAAAGAAACGCAGCTGAAGGACTTAAAACCGGGTGAGGGCAAAACGCTGGAAATAGACGATGAGAAACTGGCCGCCTACCGGGATGAGGAAGGCAAACTGCACGTCGTGTCGTCGGTGTGCACCCATATGGGCTGTGTCGTGCACTTTAACAACGCCGAAAAAAGCTGGGACTGCCCATGCCACGGCAGCCGCTTCTCTGTGGAGGGCGAGGTGCTGGAGGGGCCCGCCTATCATAACCTGCCCAAGCCGGACACCACTAAACGCTGA